The following coding sequences are from one Brienomyrus brachyistius isolate T26 chromosome 2, BBRACH_0.4, whole genome shotgun sequence window:
- the LOC125715132 gene encoding uncharacterized protein LOC125715132, with amino-acid sequence MEGYKPGSGQISSQRWRKKHGFEGKLHTPDILKLQGNLKLEMLQTTNKKKGQDRKKEYVFSDAWLEQSKLRDNKRQQKKGNKEKKLQVALITLDEETAARPSAPPAPPPPPQIPVPAPALVPATDRQEARGGVEPSRMLTRGSDPSLYPVKDLATAKVQRHPKNNTEQEEVEWQCPLVEVANPNRGPNNAGPETMLVYRPWTAEDRTAALKGIPPVEEGVPEFWTAILELQSSFHLNGREMYRCLRQLFTHKWGRVAGDFTGHGANNQPLAHNSQELIQALQHLRERIDTVFVRRADYGRIAQCKQKDGEEPEDFMDRMRVVFRGNSGIPHDEEDGGVYQQQLKRAFFFAGLKSELRKYLDKHWVHQNTGSVQQALEYAQHAQKAQKQQKTDTIFSASDVVALVQTNPRGRGGFRGRGRGRFRGRGRFRNKQTGGFSQETECWTCGKPGHLSRDCRSGKRPFNPNSTENDQ; translated from the coding sequence atggaaggatataaaccaggatcaggacaaataagtagtcagagatggaggaaaaaacatgggtttgaaggaaaactccatactccagacatattaaagttacagggaaacttaaaactggagatgttacagactaccaataagaaaaaaggccaagatagaaaaaaggaatacgttttctctgatgcatggttagaacagagtaaactaagagataataagagacaacagaaaaagggaaataaggagaaaaaactgcaggtggctttaatcacactagacgaagaaacggcagcaagaccttctgcccctccagctcctccaccgcccccacaaattccggtgcctgcaccggcgctggttccagccacagatagacaagaagcaagggggggggtggaaccatctcgcatgttaactcgagggtctgatccctctctatatcctgtaaaagatttggccacagctaaagtacaacggcatccaaaaaataacacggaacaagaggaggtagaatggcagtgtcccctcgtagaagtggcaaacccaaatcgagggccaaataatgcaggacccgaaactatgttagtatatagaccctggaccgctgaggatagaacagcggctttaaaaggaatacccccggttgaagaaggggtacccgagttttggactgccatcctagaattacaaagtagttttcatttgaacggcagggaaatgtaccgatgcctaagacagttgtttacccataaatggggacgtgtggcAGGCGACTTCACTGGACATGGTGCCAATAATCAGCCCTTAGCACataactcgcaggaactcatacaagcattacaacacctgcgagagaggatagacacagtcttcgtgagacgtgcagattatgggcgaatagcgcagtgcaaacaaaaagatggagaggaacctgaggattttatggataggatgcgagtggtgttcaggggaaattcaggaattcctcacgacgaggaagacggaggagtgtatcagcaacaattaaaacgagctttttTTTTCGCAGGCCTAAAgtctgaattgcgaaaatatctcgacaaacattgggtacatcagaatactggctcagtccaacaagccttagaatatgcccaacacgcacagaaagcgcagaaacagcaaaagacagatacaatattcagcgcctctgacgtggtagcgctagtgcaaacgaaccctcggggacgcgggggattcagaggtagaggaagaggaagatttagaggccgaggaagatttagaaataaacaaacaggagggttttctcaggaaacagagtgttggacatgcgggaaacctggacacttaagcagggactgcaggtcagggaagcgaccatttaatccaaactccaccgaaaatgaccaatga